A portion of the Glycine max cultivar Williams 82 chromosome 10, Glycine_max_v4.0, whole genome shotgun sequence genome contains these proteins:
- the LOC100786278 gene encoding kinesin-like protein KIN-10A: protein MAPTPSSKQNHPTQLKTPQSKHRLNFNALKSAPQTHPSPNPNSVANKEPPPEHPIEVIARIRDYPDRKDKPLSVLQTSSNSSSIRVRADFGYRDFTLDGVSVSEEEDLDVFYKKFVESRIHGVKLGDKCTIMMYGPTGSGKSHTMFGSSKQAGIVYRSLRDILGDGDGADGDSGGGLGTFVQVTVLEIYNEEIYDLLSTNGGGGGGGFGFGWPKGGSASKVKLEVMGKKAKNATYISGNEAGKISKEIQKVEKRRIVKSTLCNDRSSRSHCMVILDVPTVGGRLMLVDMAGSENIEQAGQTGFEAKMQTAKINQGNIALKRVVESIANGDSHVPFRDSKLTMLLQDSFEDDKSKILMILCASPDPKETHKTISTLEYGAKAKCIVRGPHTPVKDDESSSAVILGSRIAAMDEFILKLQMETKQREKERNEAHRKLLKKEEEIVALRAKLNMAEGKGTPPSEEEINLKVNERTRLLRQELEKKLEECQRMTNEFVELERKRMEERILQQQEEVETLRRRLEEIELQLCSKQGCKEENESKDVESSGFMRRLLRVYKSEDDPGMVKSMDLDMDDQEPLGREVNIVGGVMCRSDYNVKQDSSNQPGPNALTGVKEDAHVFSPNFGQRACLSTVYEEEGEGEGEDEEVEKGIIEEKRVCSVEKPSGAGSLGTLNLSNTSPNKEEFCLKVSSGDNDSRLLRIQNIFTLCGNHRQLSQHIGTPVSTKKRSDETFEFSPANDKDSIFKTSNKENFEPHHVLGN, encoded by the exons ATGGCTCCCACCCCTTCTTCGAAACAAAACCACCCCACTCAATTGAAGACTCCACAGTCCAAGCACCGTCTCAACTTCAATGCCCTCAAATCAGCGCCACAAACACACCCTTCTCCCAACCCTAATTCCGTTGCAAACAAGGAACCCCCACCAGAACACCCAATTGAAGTCATTGCCAGAATCCGTGACTACCCAGATCGAAAGGACAAGCCTTTATCCGTTCTTCAAACCAGTTCCAACTCTAGTTCCATACGGGTACGCGCGGATTTCGGGTACCGGGACTTTACCCTAGATGGGGTTTCCGTGTCTGAGGAAGAGGACTTGGATGTGTTTTATAAGAAATTTGTGGAGTCAAGGATCCATGGGGTTAAGCTGGGGGACAAGTGCACCATCATGATGTATGGGCCAACTGGTTCTGGGAAGAGTCACACCATGTTCGGGTCCTCCAAGCAGGCAGGGATTGTGTATAGGTCTCTGAGGGACATTCTTGGAGATGGGGATGGTGCAGATGGAGATTCTGGGGGTGGGTTGGGGACTTTTGTTCAAGTCACTGTTTTGGAGATTTACAATGAGGAGATCTACGATCTCTTGTCCACTAATGGAGGAGGTGGGGGAGGAGGCTTTGGATTTGGCTGGCCTAAGGGGGGTAGTGCTTCAAag GTGAAACTCGAAGTGATGGGAAAAAAGGCTAAAAATGCAACCTATATATCTGGAAATGAAGCAGGGAAGATCTCAAAAGAAATTCAGAAAGTGGAGAAGCGAAGGATTGTTAAAAGCACACTTTGTAATGATAGAAGTTCCAGAAGTCACTGCATG GTAATCCTTGATGTCCCAACTGTGGGAGGGCGGCTAATGCTTGTGGACATGGCAGGATCAGAAAATATTGAACAAGCTGGTCAAACTGGATTTGAGGCCAAAATGCAG aCTGCAAAAATCAATCAAGGAAATATAGCTCTGAAGAGAGTGGTGGAGTCCATTGCAAATGGCGATTCACATGTGCCTTTCAGGGACAGCAAACTTACCATGCTTCTGCAG GATTCATTTGAAGATGATAAGTCAAAAATTCTAATGATACTGTGTGCAAGTCCTGATCCTAAGGAGACACACAAGACAATCTCTACACTTGAATATGGAGCAAAAGCAAAATGCATAGTCCGTGGCCCTCATACTCCAGTCAAGGACGATGAATCTTCTTCAGCTGTCATTTTGGGATCAAGAATTGCTGCAATGGATGAATTTATCTTGAAGCTACAAATGGAAACCAAGCAAAGAGAGAAAGAGCGGAACGAAGCCCACAGGAAGCttttgaagaaagaagaagaaattgtgGCATTAAGAGCTAAGCTAAACATGGCAGAAGGCAAAGGAACTCCTCCAAGTGAGGAAGAAATTAACCTGAAGGTAAACGAACGAACCCGACTTCTGAGACAAGAGTTGGAAAAGAAGTTGGAAGAGTGCCAAAGAATGACTAATGAATTTGTTGAATTGGAGAGGAAGAGAATGGAAGAGAGGATACTGCAGCAGCAGGAGGAAGTTGAAACTCTGAGAAGGAGACTGGAAGAGATTGAGTTGCAGCTGTGTTCAAAGCAAGGGTGTAAAGAGGAAAATGAGTCAAAAGATGTGGAGTCAAGTGGGTTTATGAGGAGGCTATTGCGTGTTTACAAAAGTGAGGATGATCCTGGAATGGTGAAGTCAATGGATTTGGACATGGATGATCAAGAACCCCTTGGCCGCGAGGTAAACATCGTTGGTGGAGTTATGTGCAGGAGTGATTACAATGTTAAGCAGGACTCTTCAAATCAACCTGGTCCGAATGCTTTGACTGGTGTAAAAGAAGATGCTCATGTTTTTTCACCAAACTTTGGCCAAAGGGCGTGCCTTAGTACAGTAtatgaggaagaaggagaaggagaaggggaAGATGAGGAAGTGGAGAAAGGAATAATAGAGGAAAAGAGAGTATGTAGTGTTGAAAAGCCTAGTGGTGCAGGCTCCTTGGGAACCTTAAACCTGTCTAACACAAGTCCAAACAAAGAGGAATTTTGTTTAAAGGTAAGTTCAGGGGATAATGACTCTAGACTCCTgagaattcaaaatatattcaCTCTGTGTGGCAACCATAGACAGCTCTCCCAGCACATTGGAACACCAGTGTCCACAAAAAAGAGGTCTGATGAAACATTTGAGTTTTCTCCAGCCAATGACAAGGATTCCATTTTCAAAACCTCCAACAAGGAGAACTTTGAACCACATCATGTTCTAGGAAATTAG